In Sorangium aterium, the genomic stretch GCCTTCCGCATCGATCCAGGGAAGGAGCTGACGCAGATCGCCCATCGCGGACAGGTCGGCGCGGCAGGGGAGACCTACGCGTTCGACAGGCACGGCCGTGTCGTCACGGAGCTCAGGTTCGCCCAGAACCTCCGCGACATGGGCCTCCTCGCGGCCGGCGAGCGCACGAGCCTCAACGTGGAGATACGCGATCCCGGGGGCGAGGTGCCGGACGGCTCCGCGCGCCCCTTGCCTCGCATGGAGCAGCCGCTCACGCGCATGGCGACGAGCGCCGTCGCGGGGATCGCCGGGGTCGACGTCGAGGGATACCGCGATTACCGCGGCGTCGAGGTCGTCGGCTCGTGGCTGTGGGATCACGAGCTCGACCTGGGCCTGGCGACCGAGATCGACAAATCCAGCGCTTATGGCGTGTATGTCGTGACGCGCCGTGTGGTCCTCACCGCCTGGGGCGTGATGGTGTTCGCCACGCTCGTCCTGACGATCCTGCTGCAGCGGCGCGCCAAGGACCTGGCCACCGGCGTGCGGCGCGAGCAGGCGCTGCGCGCGGAGCTCGAGGATCGTGTCCGTCGCCTGGAGTGCGCCGAGACGGACCTGAAAGAGGCCATCCGCGTCCGAGAGGAGTTCCTGCGGTTCGCCTCGCACGAGCTGCGCACGCCGTTGACGAGCCTGCGGCTCCTGTACGAGCACATGCTGCGATCGCGATCGCAGCCCCTCATGGTGACGCTGGGCTCGAAGGACATCAGCCGCTTCTTGAAGGTGTCGTCGCGAGAGCTTGCCCGGATCACGCAGGTCATCAACAACATGTTCGTCGTCGCGAGCTTCGCGACCGGCCCGCCGGCGCTGAACCTGCAGAGGACGGAGCTCAACGAGATCGCGCGCAGGACCGCCCGGCAGGTGGCAGAGCAGATCGAGGCCGACGGGTGTTCCCTGGAGCTCCAGCTCGACCGATCCGTGTTTGGCTACTGGGACGATGCGCGCATCGAGCAGGTCATCACGAACCTGCTGTCGAACGCGTCGCGGCACGGCGCTGGACAGCCGATCACGCTGTCGGTCGTCCGGCAGGGGGGCTTCGCGGTGATCTCCGTGCACGATCGCGGCATCGGCATCACGCCGGAGCAGCGGGACAGGCTCTTCGAGCCGTTCCGGTGGACACCGGAGGCGCACAGCGGGCTCGGCGTCGGGCTCTACGTCTGCAGGTTGATCGTGTGGGCGCACGGCGGGGAGATCCTGGTCGACAGCGAGCCTGGCCAGGGCACGACGTTCCGCGTCCGGCTGCCGCTGCCTCCGGAGATCGAGGGAGGCGACGCCGCCATGGTGCCCGAGAGCGAGCGGAAGGCGGCGGAGGAGCGGAGCAACGGAGGGACGGAGTAGGGGAGTCGCGGGCGCTCATCCCATCGCGCCCGCGATGAGCTGCGCCGCCCTCAGGACGAGCGCCACGACCGCCCCGACGTTCCACGCGCGCGCGAGCCACCACTGCACCTCGGCGCCGTTGATCCACGGCGGCACCCACGCCGGCGGCGCCAGCAGATCGGCGACGGTGAGGACCCGCTCGCGCTCCTGCGCCGCGCGGTAGCCACCCTCGCCGCCGCGGACGTGCTCCTCCGCCCGCACGAGGGCGAAGAGCCGCGCGCCGCGCCCCTCGGGGAGCAGCGCCGCGCCCGCGCGCAGCGCCTCCGGGGTCGCGGGCAGCTCGACGGACCGGCCGCGCTGCGTGAGGCGGAGCGCGCCGTCCCCCGCGCGCTCGACCCGCCCGCGGACCCAGCCCTCGGAGCGCTCGCCGCCCAGCACCGACGAGAGCGGCGCGAGCTCGGGATCCGGCCCCAGCCGGGGCGCGCGCTGCCCCGGGAAGACGCGCGCGGCGAAGAGCCAGAGGGCGATCGGGAGCGCCGACAGGAACGGATTCAGATCGAGCAGGCTGGCCACGCCCGCCATCCCGTCGAGCACCGGCAGGGCGATCACGCCCGCGCCGGCGAACGCGCCCACGGCGATCGTGGCGCCGAAGCCGCCGACGACGCCGAAGGCGACATTGCCGATCGCGACGACGCCGACGGCGACGTTGCCGATCGCGATGAAGCCGCGCGCGACGTTGCCGATCGCGATGAAGCCCGTGACGACGTTGCCGAACACGAGGAACCCGTTCGCGATGTTGCCGGCGTCGACCCAGCGCGCCCGCTCTGCGGCGCTCGCGCCACCTTCACCCCGGAGCGGCCAGCTCATTCCGTCACCTCGAACGCGGTGCGGCCGACGAGCTGGCCGTCCTCGGTCTCGACATCCACCGTCCAGTGTCCTGCCAGGCGGCGCGGCAGGCTCCCGCCCACGAGCTGCGATTTCAGCCGCACCGCGCCCTCCGGGCCGGGCACGCGCAGCGTCTCCTCCGGCGCGCGGAGGACCTCGCGCCCCTCGCGCCGCCAGACGTGGAGGAGGCGATCGCCGTCGCCGCCCGGCACCACCACGTCGGTCACCGCGCGGAGCTCGCGGATCACGGAAAAATGAAGCGACTTCACGGACATGGCGAGCCGCCCATCCTGGAGCACCGAGGGGCCCACGGCCGCGGAGGACAGGTGCATCGGGACGGGGGGGATGAGCTCGCGCGTCCCGTAGGCGAGCCCGACCCCGGCGGCCATCGCGACGACGAGGAACACGACGCCCATCCGGCTCCAGAGCGCCCCGAACGGCAGGTGCAGCGTGCAGAAGCCGAGCACGGACACGAGGGCGGCGGAGAGCAGCGTGTACAGCGTGCGGGTGTCGGGGAGGAGCGCGGGGATGACGAGATTCAGGCACGCGAACAGCGTCACCCCGTAGAACACCGAGGCGAGGGTCTTCCAGCGCATGAGCACGCGGTCGAAGAC encodes the following:
- a CDS encoding sensor histidine kinase — its product is MPLAALLPIGVVLLLSLHEIQDVHRRNIAATLQAVLSTTREGLLTWARQAKGAAGFWANEPRVRRAIAAQVELRRSDGPLRDSPYLQELRLELENVVEREQFLGFDVIALDGTHIASDRDELLATKTLSAHDPDTIAAALRGSTVMGTPFAMRSTVIGRVTPVLVIAAPVRSIAGEGEIIAALAFRIDPGKELTQIAHRGQVGAAGETYAFDRHGRVVTELRFAQNLRDMGLLAAGERTSLNVEIRDPGGEVPDGSARPLPRMEQPLTRMATSAVAGIAGVDVEGYRDYRGVEVVGSWLWDHELDLGLATEIDKSSAYGVYVVTRRVVLTAWGVMVFATLVLTILLQRRAKDLATGVRREQALRAELEDRVRRLECAETDLKEAIRVREEFLRFASHELRTPLTSLRLLYEHMLRSRSQPLMVTLGSKDISRFLKVSSRELARITQVINNMFVVASFATGPPALNLQRTELNEIARRTARQVAEQIEADGCSLELQLDRSVFGYWDDARIEQVITNLLSNASRHGAGQPITLSVVRQGGFAVISVHDRGIGITPEQRDRLFEPFRWTPEAHSGLGVGLYVCRLIVWAHGGEILVDSEPGQGTTFRVRLPLPPEIEGGDAAMVPESERKAAEERSNGGTE